The Lysobacter capsici genome has a segment encoding these proteins:
- a CDS encoding lamin tail domain-containing protein, which yields MDKRTSRLLAAAVLTLAAAGSAQAQVVISQVYGGGGNNGARYKSDFIELHNNGASAVDLSGWSVQYNSSAGTGAWQRTTLTGSIAPGGYYLVKQADGTGGTDVLPTPDVVGTIAMSGTSGKVALVNNATALSGACPAGRIDTVGFGGAATCSEGTPTANTANATGAVRKNNGCTDTDNNSADFDIVEPTPRNSAAPAFACAGGNQPVLSVADVSLDEGNSGTVSFVFNLSLSQPAGVGGVAWSASTVDGTATAGSDYVALTGATGTIAEGQSSGTVTVTVNGDAVQEPNETFQLRVQVTSGGLPAPPAFAQATATIANDDVTLVPIHDIQGNGATSPLTGQTVTFQGVVTGRKSNGFFVQASDAEADADPATSEGIYVFTSTAPTAAATVGNRVRVSGTVVEFIPTADLGQLPLTEISFATYTQTGTDTLPVPVVLPQVLPTSPLDALERFESMRVAIDSFTVTAPTKGSTNEPNATGTSNGIFHGVIGSVPRPFREPGIQPGTPIPGGGTSPPIPRWDGNAELMTVDSDALGAPKLEVANGAVITGMTGPLDYGFRRYTLLIDPGATVNVTPGPAPHAAVDTVDPNAVSVAGYNLERFFDTVNDPAIGEPILTAAAYELRKKKASLGIRDFLKTPDILGTVEVENLTVLQDLAARINSDAVAAGQPNPNYVAYLMEGNDVGGIDVGYLVKTGEVLPGKPRVQVVSVTQIGKDTLWTEPAGGSSLLNDRPPLALDAIVHYADGRDFPLSVVVVHQRSLNGAETDDADGQRIRAKRQRQAEFLATYLNQRQTDNPSTRLIVLGDFNAFEFNDGYVDAMNVVTGTPSADNTTVVPGDGADLVNPDLINLASITEPSERYSFVFDGMAQSLDHVLVNEEMVVSTSRIVPAHARINADFPEVNRNLADSPSRLSDHDPVVTYLFPREVADIAVSAGALPDPVPVGQPYGYAVNVRNQGPGLATAVGLGLALDAEVPSLTVTPFAQGWTCDAPQIANGKTSVACSKAQLAVNTQDTFSLSATATADLAGKTVKLAVAGSTTSQDPVAANDSAEASVAIVAAGPPATPISNGQSVLVSGAANEARVYRIDVPAGARNLRIVTVGGSGDIALYAKRGSAPTASDYDQRSIRTGNNEVILIGAPQAGSWFITVLGGSTAFANVSLRPSFVP from the coding sequence ATGGACAAGCGCACGAGCCGCCTTTTGGCGGCGGCGGTATTGACCTTAGCGGCGGCCGGTTCGGCGCAGGCGCAGGTCGTGATCAGTCAGGTCTACGGCGGCGGCGGCAACAACGGCGCCCGCTACAAGAGCGATTTCATCGAGCTGCACAACAACGGCGCCAGCGCCGTCGATCTGAGCGGCTGGAGCGTGCAGTACAACTCGTCCGCCGGCACCGGCGCCTGGCAGCGCACCACGCTGACCGGCTCGATCGCGCCCGGCGGCTACTACCTGGTCAAGCAGGCCGACGGCACCGGCGGCACCGACGTGCTGCCCACGCCCGACGTGGTCGGCACGATCGCGATGTCCGGCACCTCCGGCAAGGTGGCGCTGGTCAACAACGCCACCGCGCTCAGCGGCGCCTGCCCGGCCGGCCGCATCGACACCGTCGGTTTCGGCGGCGCGGCGACCTGCTCGGAAGGCACGCCGACCGCGAACACCGCCAACGCCACCGGCGCGGTGCGCAAGAACAACGGCTGCACCGACACCGACAACAACAGCGCCGACTTCGACATCGTCGAACCGACCCCGCGCAACAGCGCCGCGCCGGCCTTCGCCTGCGCCGGCGGCAACCAGCCGGTGCTGTCGGTCGCCGACGTCTCGCTCGACGAAGGCAACAGCGGCACCGTCTCGTTCGTCTTCAACCTGAGCCTGAGCCAGCCGGCCGGCGTGGGCGGCGTGGCCTGGTCGGCCTCGACCGTCGACGGCACCGCCACCGCGGGCAGCGACTACGTCGCCCTGACCGGCGCCACCGGCACCATCGCCGAGGGCCAGAGCTCGGGCACGGTGACGGTCACCGTCAACGGCGACGCCGTCCAGGAACCCAACGAGACCTTCCAGTTGCGGGTCCAGGTCACCAGCGGCGGCCTGCCGGCCCCGCCGGCGTTCGCCCAGGCCACCGCGACCATCGCCAACGATGACGTGACCCTGGTGCCGATCCACGACATCCAGGGCAATGGCGCGACCTCGCCGCTGACCGGCCAGACCGTGACCTTCCAGGGCGTGGTCACCGGCCGCAAGAGCAACGGCTTCTTCGTCCAGGCCAGCGACGCCGAGGCCGACGCGGATCCGGCGACCTCCGAAGGCATCTACGTGTTCACCAGCACCGCGCCGACCGCGGCGGCCACGGTGGGCAACCGCGTGCGCGTGAGCGGCACCGTGGTCGAGTTCATCCCGACCGCCGACCTGGGCCAGCTGCCGCTGACCGAGATCAGCTTCGCCACCTACACCCAGACCGGCACCGACACCCTGCCGGTGCCGGTGGTGCTGCCGCAGGTGCTGCCGACCTCGCCGCTGGACGCGCTGGAACGCTTCGAGTCCATGCGCGTGGCGATCGACAGCTTCACCGTGACCGCGCCGACCAAGGGCAGCACCAACGAGCCCAACGCGACCGGCACCAGCAACGGCATCTTCCACGGCGTGATCGGCAGCGTGCCGCGTCCGTTCCGCGAGCCGGGCATCCAGCCGGGCACGCCGATCCCGGGCGGCGGCACCTCGCCGCCGATCCCGCGCTGGGACGGCAACGCCGAGCTGATGACCGTCGACAGCGACGCGCTCGGCGCGCCGAAGCTGGAAGTGGCCAACGGCGCGGTGATCACCGGCATGACCGGCCCGCTGGATTACGGCTTCCGCCGCTACACCCTGCTGATCGATCCGGGCGCGACGGTCAACGTCACCCCGGGTCCGGCGCCGCACGCGGCGGTGGACACGGTCGACCCGAATGCGGTTTCGGTCGCCGGCTACAACCTCGAGCGCTTCTTCGACACCGTTAACGACCCGGCGATCGGCGAACCGATCCTGACCGCGGCCGCGTACGAACTGCGCAAGAAGAAGGCCTCGCTGGGCATCCGCGATTTCCTCAAGACCCCCGACATCCTCGGCACGGTCGAAGTGGAAAACCTGACCGTGCTGCAGGACCTCGCCGCGCGCATCAACAGCGATGCGGTGGCCGCCGGCCAGCCGAACCCGAACTACGTCGCGTACCTGATGGAAGGCAACGACGTCGGCGGCATCGACGTGGGTTACCTGGTCAAGACCGGCGAAGTACTGCCGGGCAAGCCGCGCGTGCAGGTCGTGTCGGTCACCCAGATCGGCAAGGACACGCTGTGGACTGAACCGGCGGGCGGCAGCAGCCTGCTCAACGATCGTCCGCCGCTCGCGCTCGATGCGATCGTGCATTACGCCGACGGCCGCGACTTCCCGCTCAGCGTGGTGGTCGTGCATCAGCGTTCGCTCAACGGCGCGGAAACCGACGATGCCGACGGCCAGCGCATCCGCGCCAAGCGTCAGCGTCAGGCCGAGTTCCTGGCGACCTACCTCAACCAGCGTCAGACCGACAACCCGTCCACCCGCCTGATCGTGCTCGGCGACTTCAACGCGTTCGAATTCAACGACGGTTACGTCGATGCGATGAACGTGGTCACCGGCACGCCGAGCGCGGACAACACCACCGTGGTGCCCGGCGACGGCGCCGATCTGGTCAATCCCGACCTGATCAACCTGGCCAGCATCACCGAGCCGAGCGAGCGCTATTCGTTCGTGTTCGACGGCATGGCGCAGAGCCTGGACCATGTGCTGGTCAACGAAGAGATGGTCGTCAGCACCAGCCGCATCGTGCCGGCGCACGCGCGCATCAACGCCGACTTCCCGGAGGTCAACCGCAACCTGGCCGACTCGCCCTCGCGCCTGTCCGACCATGATCCGGTGGTGACCTATCTGTTCCCGCGCGAAGTCGCCGACATCGCGGTCAGCGCCGGCGCGTTGCCCGATCCGGTGCCGGTGGGCCAGCCTTACGGTTACGCGGTCAACGTGCGCAATCAGGGCCCCGGCCTCGCCACCGCGGTCGGCCTGGGTCTCGCCCTCGACGCCGAAGTGCCGTCGCTGACCGTGACCCCGTTCGCCCAGGGTTGGACCTGCGATGCACCGCAGATCGCCAACGGCAAGACCTCGGTCGCCTGCAGCAAGGCGCAGCTGGCGGTGAACACTCAGGACACCTTCTCGCTGTCGGCCACCGCCACCGCCGATCTGGCCGGCAAGACGGTCAAGCTCGCGGTCGCCGGCAGCACCACCTCGCAGGACCCGGTCGCCGCCAACGACAGCGCCGAAGCCTCGGTCGCCATCGTCGCCGCCGGTCCGCCGGCCACGCCGATCAGCAACGGCCAGAGCGTGCTGGTGTCCGGCGCGGCCAACGAAGCGCGCGTGTACCGCATCGACGTGCCGGCCGGTGCGCGCAACCTGCGCATCGTCACCGTCGGCGGCAGCGGCGACATCGCCCTGTACGCCAAGCGCGGCAGCGCGCCGACCGCGAGCGACTACGACCAGCGTTCGATCCGCACCGGCAACAACGAAGTGATCCTGATCGGCGCGCCGCAAGCCGGCAGCTGG
- a CDS encoding lamin tail domain-containing protein, giving the protein MHKLTSRALAAGIALALASAGDAQAQVVISQVYGGAGTATTGYNADFIELHNNGDAAVSLNGWSVQYAQNSGNWLRTPLSGSIAAGGYYLIRQASGAGNLSLPPVNASGGIAMTPGQGKVALVANNITLSAACPTGLIDFVGYGAANCAEGAAPVLSASNAGAQLRKNGGCTDSQVNAADFIVATAKPRGGTAPRLVCSSWAPPVLTASVGEIVEGDSGYADALITLRLDRPAGADGVAWSVFTTAGGSASPAGDYLAINKSGTIAPGQTEASVVLPIKGDTVAESDETVNLQIKIANGAITANGDYLDLVASIRDNDRAPPPTLTVSPVAREEGDEAITPFEFELRLDRPAGAGGVAWSALILPGGSAVPGEDYNAIDPSGVIPAGQSSARFVLPVLGDLHYEADETVNLRIKVASGAVAANGDYLDTQATLINDDLRVTPIHEVQGRDAVSPLRDQWVIVEGIVTSVVKDGFFLQADAGQADADADTSEGVFVQTASAPSPQWRAQRVRASGTVMELMSPGDHPQRESMTAIGGSPSVTQLSTMPVMLPPPVSPLLPDYHIGARGYEQYEGMRVMLPQTRVVGPTGAITDIGTGHSVSDGRFYVVDGGQNPAAPFVAPEREPGTRYPVYWQGQFQGWLPRWDGNPEVLGVDSAAAGHAPIDLSTGAPIGGLIGPLDHRSGRYSIVLDADAPTWLPPPSPPTPSVVAAGAPDQRATTLAHYDLRDLFDFSSPPGSGQPAPMPFALERRLGKISRGIRENLRMPDIVAIGGVENELLLQRLANRIDSDAMSDGQPAAQYRAIAPPGNDPNATNLGFLVRSDAIVNVGARVIVDKIKQLGSDAFAQAPGGGMIALFDQPPLVIDTRSNYADGSAWRARIVLVRLQSLDGIDADSVRAERLRERRRDQAQFLAQWAQQQQHAADALPLLFLGDFQAHAFNDGLVDPVGMMIGQPSDPLLTMVAHDGADQVEPDLIDLTATQAQAQRYSSIDQGSRQELQHVLADENLLMQTESIALERVRINADFPAQWRDDEASAIRGGDTDPVHVRLVPREKASLRVWAQRSAPSHRVGESMQPTFTAQVQNLGPQVARQVGLGLALSEPVEPLWVNVHSSNWTCEPPVTADGRTSVACTGLNVSPQGPSSNAVSLSFSATPERAGRSITLSTSVVSSALDADPSDNAAQTSIEILPAPAPQP; this is encoded by the coding sequence ATGCACAAACTTACAAGCCGCGCGCTCGCGGCGGGGATCGCTTTGGCGTTGGCCTCGGCCGGCGATGCTCAGGCCCAGGTGGTCATTTCCCAGGTCTATGGCGGCGCGGGGACCGCCACGACCGGATACAACGCGGACTTCATCGAGTTGCACAACAACGGCGACGCCGCCGTCAGCCTCAACGGCTGGAGCGTGCAATACGCGCAGAACAGCGGCAACTGGCTGCGCACGCCGCTCAGCGGCAGCATCGCCGCCGGCGGCTATTACCTGATCCGGCAAGCCAGCGGCGCCGGCAACCTGAGCCTGCCGCCGGTCAACGCCAGCGGCGGCATCGCGATGACGCCGGGCCAGGGCAAGGTCGCGCTGGTCGCGAACAACATCACCTTGAGCGCGGCCTGCCCCACCGGCCTGATCGATTTCGTCGGTTACGGCGCGGCCAATTGCGCCGAAGGCGCCGCGCCGGTCTTGTCCGCGTCCAATGCCGGCGCGCAATTGCGCAAGAACGGCGGCTGCACCGACAGCCAGGTCAACGCCGCCGATTTCATCGTCGCCACCGCCAAGCCGCGCGGCGGCACCGCGCCCAGGCTGGTGTGTTCGAGCTGGGCGCCGCCGGTGCTGACCGCGAGCGTGGGCGAGATCGTCGAAGGCGATTCGGGCTACGCCGATGCGCTGATCACGCTGCGGCTGGATCGTCCGGCCGGCGCCGACGGCGTGGCATGGAGCGTGTTCACCACCGCCGGCGGCAGCGCCTCGCCGGCCGGCGATTACCTCGCGATCAACAAGTCGGGAACCATCGCGCCGGGACAGACCGAAGCCAGCGTCGTGTTGCCGATCAAGGGCGACACCGTGGCCGAAAGCGACGAAACGGTGAACCTGCAGATCAAGATCGCCAACGGCGCGATCACCGCCAACGGCGATTACCTCGACCTCGTCGCGAGCATTCGCGACAACGACCGCGCTCCGCCGCCGACGCTGACGGTGTCGCCGGTCGCGCGCGAGGAAGGCGACGAAGCCATCACGCCGTTCGAGTTCGAGTTGCGGCTGGATCGTCCGGCCGGCGCCGGCGGCGTCGCGTGGAGCGCGCTCATCCTGCCCGGCGGCAGCGCCGTGCCGGGCGAGGACTACAACGCGATCGACCCCAGCGGCGTCATTCCCGCCGGACAGAGCAGCGCCCGCTTCGTGCTGCCCGTGCTCGGCGATCTGCATTACGAAGCCGATGAAACCGTCAACCTGCGGATCAAGGTCGCGTCCGGCGCGGTCGCCGCCAACGGCGATTACCTCGACACCCAAGCCACGCTGATCAACGACGACCTGCGCGTCACGCCGATCCACGAGGTGCAGGGCCGCGACGCGGTGTCGCCGTTGCGCGATCAATGGGTGATCGTCGAAGGCATCGTCACCTCGGTGGTCAAGGACGGGTTCTTCCTGCAGGCCGACGCCGGCCAGGCCGACGCCGATGCGGACACCTCCGAAGGCGTGTTCGTGCAGACCGCGTCGGCGCCGTCGCCGCAGTGGCGCGCGCAGCGCGTGCGCGCGAGCGGCACGGTGATGGAGTTGATGAGCCCGGGTGACCATCCGCAGCGCGAATCGATGACCGCGATCGGCGGTTCGCCCTCGGTCACCCAACTGAGCACGATGCCGGTCATGTTGCCGCCGCCGGTGAGCCCGTTGTTGCCGGACTACCACATCGGCGCGCGCGGTTACGAGCAATACGAAGGCATGCGGGTGATGTTGCCGCAAACGCGCGTGGTCGGACCGACCGGCGCGATCACCGACATCGGCACGGGCCACAGCGTCAGCGACGGGCGCTTTTACGTCGTCGACGGCGGCCAGAATCCGGCCGCGCCCTTCGTCGCGCCCGAGCGCGAACCGGGCACTCGTTATCCGGTGTATTGGCAGGGCCAGTTCCAGGGCTGGCTGCCGCGTTGGGACGGCAATCCCGAAGTGCTCGGCGTCGACAGCGCCGCCGCCGGCCATGCGCCGATCGACCTGTCCACCGGCGCGCCGATCGGCGGCCTGATCGGACCGCTCGATCATCGCAGCGGCCGCTACAGCATCGTGCTGGACGCCGATGCGCCGACCTGGCTGCCGCCGCCATCGCCGCCGACGCCGTCGGTGGTCGCCGCGGGCGCGCCGGACCAGCGCGCGACCACGCTCGCGCATTACGACCTGCGCGATCTGTTCGATTTCAGCAGCCCGCCCGGTTCGGGCCAGCCCGCGCCGATGCCGTTCGCGCTGGAACGGCGGCTTGGCAAGATCTCGCGCGGCATCCGCGAAAACCTGCGCATGCCCGACATCGTCGCGATCGGCGGGGTCGAGAACGAGCTGTTGCTGCAGCGTCTGGCCAACCGCATCGACAGCGATGCCATGAGCGACGGCCAGCCCGCCGCGCAGTACCGCGCCATCGCCCCGCCCGGCAACGATCCGAACGCGACCAACCTCGGCTTCCTGGTGCGCAGCGACGCGATCGTCAACGTCGGCGCGCGGGTGATCGTGGACAAGATCAAGCAGCTCGGTTCCGACGCCTTCGCGCAGGCGCCGGGCGGCGGCATGATCGCGTTGTTCGATCAACCGCCGCTGGTCATCGACACGCGCAGCAACTACGCCGACGGCAGCGCATGGCGCGCGCGCATCGTGCTGGTGCGGTTGCAGTCGCTCGACGGCATCGACGCCGACAGCGTGCGGGCCGAGCGTCTGCGCGAACGTCGCCGCGATCAGGCCCAGTTCCTGGCGCAATGGGCGCAGCAGCAGCAACACGCCGCCGATGCGTTGCCGCTGTTGTTCCTCGGCGATTTCCAGGCGCATGCGTTCAACGACGGCCTGGTCGATCCGGTCGGCATGATGATCGGCCAACCCAGCGATCCGTTGCTGACGATGGTCGCGCACGACGGCGCCGACCAGGTCGAACCGGACTTGATCGATCTCACCGCGACTCAGGCCCAGGCCCAGCGCTACTCGTCGATCGACCAGGGCAGCCGGCAGGAACTGCAGCACGTGCTGGCCGATGAAAACCTGCTGATGCAGACCGAGTCGATCGCGCTCGAACGCGTGCGCATCAACGCCGACTTCCCGGCGCAATGGCGCGACGACGAGGCCAGCGCGATACGCGGCGGCGACACCGACCCGGTGCATGTGCGGCTGGTGCCGCGCGAAAAGGCGTCGTTGCGGGTGTGGGCGCAACGCTCCGCGCCGAGCCATCGGGTCGGCGAGTCGATGCAGCCGACCTTCACCGCGCAGGTGCAAAACCTCGGTCCGCAGGTCGCCCGGCAGGTCGGCCTGGGCCTGGCCCTGTCGGAGCCGGTCGAGCCGCTGTGGGTCAACGTGCATTCGTCCAACTGGACCTGCGAGCCGCCGGTGACCGCCGACGGCCGCACCAGCGTGGCCTGCACCGGCCTGAACGTCTCGCCGCAAGGGCCGTCGAGCAACGCGGTGAGTCTGAGCTTCTCGGCCACGCCCGAGCGTGCCGGCCGCTCGATCACGCTGTCCACGTCGGTGGTGTCCTCGGCGCTCGATGCCGATCCGTCCGACAACGCCGCCCAGACCTCGATCGAAATCCTGCCCGCCCCCGCGCCGCAGCCGTGA